From Nitrososphaera sp., a single genomic window includes:
- the amrS gene encoding AmmeMemoRadiSam system radical SAM enzyme encodes MGREAELCTHLQNGRVRCTACARLCEIPEGKVGLCGIRGVVNNKLRLFAYGRVIAGHLDPIEKKPVSHYMPATQIYSIATSGCNWLCQYCQNYDISQRRRVEGAEMSPEEVASKAAQLGAAGIAYTYNEPSIFMEFARDCGIEAHKRGIFNIFVSNGYDTPESVGVMKQFLDCITVDFKGSGNQNFVRRYIGIPSADPVFETLQQLKSKTSIHIEVTDLVVPQVGEDMDSARKLCKFVYDKLGPDTPVHFLRFHPDYKMLDFGSTSVQSLEKHHQVAKQEGLNYAYLGNVPGHPLENTYCPGCNSVAVKRYGFSIESWNLDAHNRCKSCGHQIAIVGRPKKVFGSNRLQFIH; translated from the coding sequence ATGGGCAGGGAAGCCGAGCTGTGCACACACCTTCAAAACGGGCGAGTCCGATGCACAGCCTGCGCAAGGTTGTGCGAAATCCCTGAGGGGAAGGTCGGTCTTTGTGGCATCCGTGGTGTTGTAAATAACAAGCTCAGGCTATTTGCCTACGGCAGGGTAATCGCGGGTCACCTTGACCCAATTGAAAAGAAGCCGGTAAGCCATTACATGCCGGCGACGCAGATTTACTCTATTGCGACAAGTGGCTGCAACTGGCTCTGCCAGTATTGCCAGAACTATGACATCTCGCAGCGAAGACGGGTCGAGGGTGCTGAAATGTCTCCAGAGGAGGTCGCGTCAAAAGCCGCTCAACTGGGCGCGGCTGGCATTGCTTATACCTACAACGAGCCTTCAATATTCATGGAATTTGCACGGGACTGCGGCATCGAAGCACACAAGCGGGGCATTTTCAACATCTTTGTGTCCAACGGTTATGATACGCCAGAGTCGGTCGGAGTAATGAAGCAATTTCTCGACTGCATCACCGTTGACTTCAAGGGTAGCGGCAACCAGAATTTCGTCAGGCGCTACATCGGCATCCCAAGTGCCGACCCGGTTTTTGAGACGCTTCAACAGCTGAAATCAAAGACCAGCATTCACATCGAGGTTACGGACCTTGTCGTCCCCCAAGTCGGTGAGGACATGGATTCGGCAAGAAAGCTTTGCAAATTTGTTTACGACAAGCTTGGGCCTGATACTCCGGTTCACTTCTTGCGATTTCATCCTGACTACAAAATGCTCGACTTTGGAAGCACCTCGGTGCAGTCGCTTGAGAAACACCACCAGGTTGCAAAGCAAGAAGGGCTTAATTACGCCTATCTGGGGAACGTGCCCGGACACCCTCTTGAGAACACATACTGCCCGGGGTGCAACTCAGTCGCAGTAAAGAGGTACGGCTTTAGCATCGAAAGTTGGAATCTTGATGCGCACAACAGGTGCAAGAGCTGCGGCCATCAAATCGCCATTGTGGGCAGGCCAAAGAAAGTCTTTGGGTCAAACAGGCTCCAGTTTATCCATTAA